A stretch of the Orcinus orca chromosome 1, mOrcOrc1.1, whole genome shotgun sequence genome encodes the following:
- the LOC117202101 gene encoding transmembrane protein 258-like, protein MELKATNRYTIPGNLAVFPYLTTGLLAIGWFFTRWYFVYEATSTKHAHNMYKKLLISLVALLFIDFGVLFLLLWVGIYI, encoded by the coding sequence atggagctcaagGCCACGAACAGATACACCATCCCAGGGAACCTTGCTGTCTTCCCCTATCTGACCACGGGGCTGCTAGCTATTGGCTGGTTCTTCACTCGCTGGTACTTTGTTTATGAAGCCACCTCCACCAAGCACGCTCATAATATGTACAAAAAGCTTCTCATCTCCTTGGTGGCCTTGCTATTCATTGACTTTGGAGTTCTCTTCCTGTTACTCTGGGTTGGCATCTACATATGA